From the Homo sapiens chromosome 1, GRCh38.p14 Primary Assembly genome, one window contains:
- the CIMAP2 gene encoding ciliary microtubule-associated protein 2 isoform X1, which translates to MRESQDAAGAHGWNRVGSTATKWFTGAPFGVQSHRFDISAVYPNWKKFSTFTEAPYSTRYSTQVSHIGPGTYSSKETCFSKKKLMKEVDTGWAKAQEATRLTQLPHFQYQAIMKEKRLKEQKLGPGSYNLKDFLEQLREKPCSTRGLLSSGEVRFRGLTGNYYPGPGNYGEKGNPYTKLEENAWNRSHSEGLMCRMSNKPHPRPHQGSGLGPGTYFFKSDLETYVARSVGTRGPYDTFSGDRSKPLPYGHYSMQKKKPRELMNFKSFVEELNSHHNKKHGVFSKLPRNPKTPTERIYWANLSQCPRTLATSGPSFWLPQEKKCKPVNQPPFLLTSKGSGAKACQMIMGSWNPVGVGRYLNTWLMETKDRRQRYRSLFLSGSKRYLSDLARDMLMQHFIDFLLFGICYWRNIVFLGGMMFPCLFMFLVSLCSYVCI; encoded by the exons ATGAGGGAAAGCCAGGATGCCGCCGGAGCTCATGGCTGGAACCGCGTCGGCTCCACGGCCACCAAGTGGTTCACCGGGGCGCCCTTCGGGGTGCAGAGCCACAG GTTTGACATCTCTGCTGTTTATCCCAACTGGAAGAAGTTCAGCACCTTCACTGAGGCCCCATACTCCACGCGTTATTCTACCCAAGTG TCCCACATAGGCCCTGGGACTTACAGCTCCAAAGAGACCTGCTTCAGCAAGAAGAAGCTGATGAAGGAGGTGGACACAGGCTGGGCCAAGGCCCAGGAAGCCACGCGGCTGACCCAGCTACCCCACTTCCAGTACCAGGCCATCATGAAAGAGAAGCGGCTGAAG GAGCAAAAGCTGGGCCCCGGCTCCTACAACCTCAAAGACTTCTTAGAACAGCTGCGGGAGAAACCATGTAGCACCCGGGGGCTGCTCAGCTCTGGGGAGGTTCGCTTCCGAGGACTCACTGGG AACTACTATCCAGGCCCTGGAAATTATGGGGAGAAGGGTAACCCATACACCAAGCTGGAGGAGAATGCCTGGAACCGGTCTCATTCCGAGGGCCTCATGTGCAGGATGAGCAACAAGCCACACCCCCGGCCTCATCAG GGGAGTGGTCTGGGACCCGGCACCTACTTCTTCAAAAGCGACCTTGAGACATATGTGGCACGATCCGTCGGCACCCGCGGCCCCTATGACACTTTCTCTGGTGATCGGAGCAAGCCACTGCCTTATGGGCACTACTCCATGCAG aaaaaaaagccCAGGGAACTGATGAATTTCAAGAGCTTTGTAGAAGAACTTAACTCACATCACAATAAGAAGCATGGGGTTTTTTCTAAACTTCCCCGAAACCCGAAAACCCCTACAGAGAGGATTTACTGGGCCAACCTCAGCCAGTGCCCCCGCACACTG GCCACATCTGGCCCCAGTTTCTGGCTTCCACAAGAGAAGAAATGCAAACCCGTCAACCAGCCCCCATTCCTGTTGACCTCCAAGGGGTCAGGTGCAAAGGCCTGCCAGATGATTATGGGAAGCTGG AACCCAGTAGGTGTGGGCCGCTACCTCAACACCTGGCTGATGGAGACAAAGGACAGGCGGCAGCGATATCGATCCCTATTCCTGAGTGGATCCAAACGCTACCTCTCAGACCTGGCCCGGGACATGCTCATGCA
- the CIMAP2 gene encoding ciliary microtubule-associated protein 2 isoform 2 (isoform 2 is encoded by transcript variant 2) produces the protein MRESQDAAGAHGWNRVGSTATKWFTGAPFGVQSHRFDISAVYPNWKKFSTFTEAPYSTRYSTQVSHIGPGTYSSKETCFSKKKLMKEVDTGWAKAQEATRLTQLPHFQYQAIMKEKRLKEQKLGPGSYNLKDFLEQLREKPCSTRGLLSSGEVRFRGLTGNYYPGPGNYGEKGNPYTKLEENAWNRSHSEGLMCRMSNKPHPRPHQGSGLGPGTYFFKSDLETYVARSVGTRGPYDTFSGDRSKPLPYGHYSMQKKKPRELMNFKSFVEELNSHHNKKHGVFSKLPRNPKTPTERIYWANLSQCPRTLATSGPSFWLPQEKKCKPVNQPPFLLTSKGSGAKACQMIMGSWNPVGVGRYLNTWLMETKDRRQRYRSLFLSGSKRYLSDLARDMLMQERITPFTKGKCPPTVDYNSDPTP, from the exons ATGAGGGAAAGCCAGGATGCCGCCGGAGCTCATGGCTGGAACCGCGTCGGCTCCACGGCCACCAAGTGGTTCACCGGGGCGCCCTTCGGGGTGCAGAGCCACAG GTTTGACATCTCTGCTGTTTATCCCAACTGGAAGAAGTTCAGCACCTTCACTGAGGCCCCATACTCCACGCGTTATTCTACCCAAGTG TCCCACATAGGCCCTGGGACTTACAGCTCCAAAGAGACCTGCTTCAGCAAGAAGAAGCTGATGAAGGAGGTGGACACAGGCTGGGCCAAGGCCCAGGAAGCCACGCGGCTGACCCAGCTACCCCACTTCCAGTACCAGGCCATCATGAAAGAGAAGCGGCTGAAG GAGCAAAAGCTGGGCCCCGGCTCCTACAACCTCAAAGACTTCTTAGAACAGCTGCGGGAGAAACCATGTAGCACCCGGGGGCTGCTCAGCTCTGGGGAGGTTCGCTTCCGAGGACTCACTGGG AACTACTATCCAGGCCCTGGAAATTATGGGGAGAAGGGTAACCCATACACCAAGCTGGAGGAGAATGCCTGGAACCGGTCTCATTCCGAGGGCCTCATGTGCAGGATGAGCAACAAGCCACACCCCCGGCCTCATCAG GGGAGTGGTCTGGGACCCGGCACCTACTTCTTCAAAAGCGACCTTGAGACATATGTGGCACGATCCGTCGGCACCCGCGGCCCCTATGACACTTTCTCTGGTGATCGGAGCAAGCCACTGCCTTATGGGCACTACTCCATGCAG aaaaaaaagccCAGGGAACTGATGAATTTCAAGAGCTTTGTAGAAGAACTTAACTCACATCACAATAAGAAGCATGGGGTTTTTTCTAAACTTCCCCGAAACCCGAAAACCCCTACAGAGAGGATTTACTGGGCCAACCTCAGCCAGTGCCCCCGCACACTG GCCACATCTGGCCCCAGTTTCTGGCTTCCACAAGAGAAGAAATGCAAACCCGTCAACCAGCCCCCATTCCTGTTGACCTCCAAGGGGTCAGGTGCAAAGGCCTGCCAGATGATTATGGGAAGCTGG AACCCAGTAGGTGTGGGCCGCTACCTCAACACCTGGCTGATGGAGACAAAGGACAGGCGGCAGCGATATCGATCCCTATTCCTGAGTGGATCCAAACGCTACCTCTCAGACCTGGCCCGGGACATGCTCATGCA
- the CIMAP2 gene encoding ciliary microtubule-associated protein 2 isoform 1 (isoform 1 is encoded by transcript variant 1): MRESQDAAGAHGWNRVGSTATKWFTGAPFGVQSHRFDISAVYPNWKKFSTFTEAPYSTRYSTQVSHIGPGTYSSKETCFSKKKLMKEVDTGWAKAQEATRLTQLPHFQYQAIMKEKRLKEQKLGPGSYNLKDFLEQLREKPCSTRGLLSSGEVRFRGLTGNYYPGPGNYGEKGNPYTKLEENAWNRSHSEGLMCRMSNKPHPRPHQGSGLGPGTYFFKSDLETYVARSVGTRGPYDTFSGDRSKPLPYGHYSMQKKKPRELMNFKSFVEELNSHHNKKHGVFSKLPRNPKTPTERIYWANLSQCPRTLATSGPSFWLPQEKKCKPVNQPPFLLTSKGSGAKACQMIMGSWNPVGVGRYLNTWLMETKDRRQRYRSLFLSGSKRYLSDLARDMLMQIRLFCWKGLEVINFGLSPM, from the exons ATGAGGGAAAGCCAGGATGCCGCCGGAGCTCATGGCTGGAACCGCGTCGGCTCCACGGCCACCAAGTGGTTCACCGGGGCGCCCTTCGGGGTGCAGAGCCACAG GTTTGACATCTCTGCTGTTTATCCCAACTGGAAGAAGTTCAGCACCTTCACTGAGGCCCCATACTCCACGCGTTATTCTACCCAAGTG TCCCACATAGGCCCTGGGACTTACAGCTCCAAAGAGACCTGCTTCAGCAAGAAGAAGCTGATGAAGGAGGTGGACACAGGCTGGGCCAAGGCCCAGGAAGCCACGCGGCTGACCCAGCTACCCCACTTCCAGTACCAGGCCATCATGAAAGAGAAGCGGCTGAAG GAGCAAAAGCTGGGCCCCGGCTCCTACAACCTCAAAGACTTCTTAGAACAGCTGCGGGAGAAACCATGTAGCACCCGGGGGCTGCTCAGCTCTGGGGAGGTTCGCTTCCGAGGACTCACTGGG AACTACTATCCAGGCCCTGGAAATTATGGGGAGAAGGGTAACCCATACACCAAGCTGGAGGAGAATGCCTGGAACCGGTCTCATTCCGAGGGCCTCATGTGCAGGATGAGCAACAAGCCACACCCCCGGCCTCATCAG GGGAGTGGTCTGGGACCCGGCACCTACTTCTTCAAAAGCGACCTTGAGACATATGTGGCACGATCCGTCGGCACCCGCGGCCCCTATGACACTTTCTCTGGTGATCGGAGCAAGCCACTGCCTTATGGGCACTACTCCATGCAG aaaaaaaagccCAGGGAACTGATGAATTTCAAGAGCTTTGTAGAAGAACTTAACTCACATCACAATAAGAAGCATGGGGTTTTTTCTAAACTTCCCCGAAACCCGAAAACCCCTACAGAGAGGATTTACTGGGCCAACCTCAGCCAGTGCCCCCGCACACTG GCCACATCTGGCCCCAGTTTCTGGCTTCCACAAGAGAAGAAATGCAAACCCGTCAACCAGCCCCCATTCCTGTTGACCTCCAAGGGGTCAGGTGCAAAGGCCTGCCAGATGATTATGGGAAGCTGG AACCCAGTAGGTGTGGGCCGCTACCTCAACACCTGGCTGATGGAGACAAAGGACAGGCGGCAGCGATATCGATCCCTATTCCTGAGTGGATCCAAACGCTACCTCTCAGACCTGGCCCGGGACATGCTCATGCA
- the CIMAP2 gene encoding ciliary microtubule-associated protein 2 isoform X2: protein MRESQDAAGAHGWNRVGSTATKWFTGAPFGVQSHRFDISAVYPNWKKFSTFTEAPYSTRYSTQVSHIGPGTYSSKETCFSKKKLMKEVDTGWAKAQEATRLTQLPHFQYQAIMKEKRLKEQKLGPGSYNLKDFLEQLREKPCSTRGLLSSGEVRFRGLTGNYYPGPGNYGEKGNPYTKLEENAWNRSHSEGLMCRMSNKPHPRPHQGSGLGPGTYFFKSDLETYVARSVGTRGPYDTFSGDRSKPLPYGHYSMQKKKPRELMNFKSFVEELNSHHNKKHGVFSKLPRNPKTPTERIYWANLSQCPRTLATSGPSFWLPQEKKCKPVNQPPFLLTSKGSGAKACQMIMGSWNPVGVGRYLNTWLMETKDRRQRYRSLFLSGSKRYLSDLARDMLMQ, encoded by the exons ATGAGGGAAAGCCAGGATGCCGCCGGAGCTCATGGCTGGAACCGCGTCGGCTCCACGGCCACCAAGTGGTTCACCGGGGCGCCCTTCGGGGTGCAGAGCCACAG GTTTGACATCTCTGCTGTTTATCCCAACTGGAAGAAGTTCAGCACCTTCACTGAGGCCCCATACTCCACGCGTTATTCTACCCAAGTG TCCCACATAGGCCCTGGGACTTACAGCTCCAAAGAGACCTGCTTCAGCAAGAAGAAGCTGATGAAGGAGGTGGACACAGGCTGGGCCAAGGCCCAGGAAGCCACGCGGCTGACCCAGCTACCCCACTTCCAGTACCAGGCCATCATGAAAGAGAAGCGGCTGAAG GAGCAAAAGCTGGGCCCCGGCTCCTACAACCTCAAAGACTTCTTAGAACAGCTGCGGGAGAAACCATGTAGCACCCGGGGGCTGCTCAGCTCTGGGGAGGTTCGCTTCCGAGGACTCACTGGG AACTACTATCCAGGCCCTGGAAATTATGGGGAGAAGGGTAACCCATACACCAAGCTGGAGGAGAATGCCTGGAACCGGTCTCATTCCGAGGGCCTCATGTGCAGGATGAGCAACAAGCCACACCCCCGGCCTCATCAG GGGAGTGGTCTGGGACCCGGCACCTACTTCTTCAAAAGCGACCTTGAGACATATGTGGCACGATCCGTCGGCACCCGCGGCCCCTATGACACTTTCTCTGGTGATCGGAGCAAGCCACTGCCTTATGGGCACTACTCCATGCAG aaaaaaaagccCAGGGAACTGATGAATTTCAAGAGCTTTGTAGAAGAACTTAACTCACATCACAATAAGAAGCATGGGGTTTTTTCTAAACTTCCCCGAAACCCGAAAACCCCTACAGAGAGGATTTACTGGGCCAACCTCAGCCAGTGCCCCCGCACACTG GCCACATCTGGCCCCAGTTTCTGGCTTCCACAAGAGAAGAAATGCAAACCCGTCAACCAGCCCCCATTCCTGTTGACCTCCAAGGGGTCAGGTGCAAAGGCCTGCCAGATGATTATGGGAAGCTGG AACCCAGTAGGTGTGGGCCGCTACCTCAACACCTGGCTGATGGAGACAAAGGACAGGCGGCAGCGATATCGATCCCTATTCCTGAGTGGATCCAAACGCTACCTCTCAGACCTGGCCCGGGACATGCTCATGCA